A genomic stretch from Arachis stenosperma cultivar V10309 chromosome 3, arast.V10309.gnm1.PFL2, whole genome shotgun sequence includes:
- the LOC130969045 gene encoding uncharacterized protein LOC130969045 produces the protein MWWMMNETGGNYCSKKSDDLCSKVCGQESSQVSGMSRIRCILRGLDVKTYIFIFAVIPMCIFGIYLHGQKISYFLRPLWEKPPKPFHVIPHYYNQNVSMENLCKLHGWGVREFPRRVYDAVLFSNEIEILNLRWRELYPYVNEFVLLESNSTFTGLPKPLVFKSHRHEFEFAEPRLTYGTIGGRFRKGENPFVEEAYQRVALDQLLRIAGITDDDLLIMSDVDEIPSAHTINLLRWCDEIPSIIHLQLKNYLYSFEFRLDDKSWRASVHRYQTGKTRYAHYRQSDILLADSGWHCSFCFRRISDFVFKMKAYSHYDRVRFSHYLNPDRIQSVICSGADLFDMLPEEYTFKEIIGKMGPIPHSYSAVHLPAYLLENADKYKFLLPGNCMRER, from the exons ATGTGGTGGATGATGAACGAGACCGGGGGCAACTACTGTTCAAAGAAGAGCGATGATTTGTGCAGCAAAGTTTGTGGCCAG GAATCAAGTCAAGTTTCTGGCATGTCAAGAATCCGCTGCATTTTGCGTGGCTTGGATGTAAAGACCTACATATTCATATTTGCTGTTATCCCAATGTGCATATTTGGAATATACCTGCATGGCCAGAAAATCTCGTACTTTCTGCGACCCCTGTGGGAAAAACCACCGAAGCCATTCCATGTCATCCCCCATTACTATAACCAGAATGTGTCCATGGAGAATCTATGCAAACTTCATGGATGGGGAGTCCGTGAGTTTCCAAGGCGTGTTTACGATGCTGTGTTGTTCAGTAACGAGATTGAAATACTTAACTTGCGTTGGAGAGAATTGTACCCTTACGTTAACGAGTTTGTGCTCCTTGAATCAAATTCTACATTCACTGGATTGCCTAAGCCTCTGGTTTTTAAGAGCCATCGCCACGAGTTCGAGTTTGCAGAGCCTCGGTTAACTTATGGAACTATTGGTGGCAGATTTAGGAAAGGAGAAAACCCATTTGTTGAGGAGGCATATCAGCGCGTAGCATTGGACCAGCTCCTCAGGATAGCCGGTATAACAGATGATGATTTGTTGATCATGTCTGATGTTGACGAGATACCAAGTGCCCACACTATTAATCTCCTGAGATGGTGTGATGAAATTCCTTCAATCATTCATCTCCAGCTGAAGAACTATCTATACTCATTTGAGTTTCGTTTGGATGATAAGAGCTGGAGGGCTTCGGTTCATAGGTATCAGACTGGGAAGACAAGGTATGCTCATTATCGCCAGTCGGATATCTTATTGGCAGATTCTGGGTGGCATTGTAGCTTTTGCTTCAGGCGCATCAGTGATTTTGTTTTCAAGATGAAAGCCTACAGCCATTATGATAGAGTCAGGTTCTCTCATTATTTAAATCCAGATAGAATCCAGAGTGTTATCTGCTCTGGGGCTGATTTATTCGACATGCTGCCTGAGGAGTACACTTTCAAGGAAATCATTGGCAAAATGGGACCGATACCCCATTCCTATTCTGCAGTTCATCTTCCTGCTTATCTCTTGGAAAATGCAGATAAGTACAAGTTCTTGTTACCCGGAAACTGCATGAGAGAGAGATGA